In a single window of the Solea solea chromosome 14, fSolSol10.1, whole genome shotgun sequence genome:
- the btk gene encoding tyrosine-protein kinase BTK — protein MMSDIVLEESFIKRSQQKKKTSPLNYKERWFILTQEKISYYDFDPDKGKRKGLRGFVDLEKVKCVETVQPEPNGPPERVYAFQIVYDEGPLYVFAKNDDIRAQWINKLKEMVRFNKDLMQKYHPCFWVDGLWLCCQQEVKQAMGCKVLDRKNGFMSKPSRLRLSRKPLPPTPTEENPPQPPEPPAPPASMTVIAQYPYSPMTEQDLELRKDEEYTILEKSDTNWWRARDKYGKEGYIPSNYVAKVENGLERFDWYSMNMNRSQAEKLLKTENKDGGFLIRDSSKAGKYTVSLFSKGCGETSGSCRHYNICTTPQGQFYLAEKHLFNTIPELINYHQHNSAGMVSRLKYIVSNRKRPPSTAGLGYGMWEIDPRDLTFIRELGTGQFGVVKYGKWQGKHDVAIKMIKEGSMSEDDFIEEARIMMKLRHENLVQLYGVCTEQRPIYIVTEYLSNGCLLSYLREGLKHPTAVQLLEMCKDVSEGMAYLESQQYIHRDLAARNCLVDGNGTIKVTDFGLSRYVLDDEYMSSAGSKFPVRWSPPEVLLYCRFSSKSDIWAYGVLMWEVYTMGQLPYERLNNTEIVDQLSRGQRLYRPQLANEKVYSIMSSCWTEKPDERPTFQELVTYVQDLLYELQ, from the exons ATGATGTCAGACATTGTCCTGGAAGAGAGCTTCATTAAACGAtcccagcagaagaagaagacgtccCCTTTGAACTACAAGGAGAGGTGGTTCATTCTCACCCAGGAGAAAATCTCCTATTATGATTTTGATCCCGACAAAGGG AAGCGAAAAGGCTTGCGAGGATTTGTTGACCTTgaaaaggtcaagtgtgtggAAACGGTCCAGCCGGAGCCCAACGGTCCACCTGAGCGTGTCTATGCTTTCCAG ATTGTTTATGATGAAGGACCTTTGTACGTCTTCGCAAAGAACGATGATATTCGAGCTCAGTGGATAAATAAGCTGAAAGAAA tggtTCGCTTCAACAAGGATCTGATGCAAAAATACCACCCTTGCTTCTGGGTTGACGGGTTGTGGCTGTGCTGCCAGCAGGAAGTTAAACAAGCAATGGGTTGCAAAGTGCTGGACAGAAAGAATG GTTTTATGTCTAAACCATCTCGGCTAAGGTTATCCAGGAAACCTCTGCCTCCGACCCCAACAGAG GAGAATCCTCCACAGCCCCCCgagcctcctgctcctcctgcgaGCATGACGGTCATCGCACAGTACCCCTACTCGCCCATGACGGAGCAAGACCTGGAGTTAAGGAAGGACGAGGAGTACACCATCCTCGAGAAGTCTGACACAAACTGGTGGAGAGCCCGAGACAAATATGG cAAAGAAGGATACATACCGAGTAATTATGTTGCGAAAGTAGAAAATGGGCTGGAAAGATTTGA ctGGTATAGCATGAATATGAACCGTAGCCAGGCAGAAAAGCTGTTAAAGACTGAg AACAAAGATGGAGGCTTCTTGATACGGGATTCAAGCAAAGCCGGGAAATACACTGTGTCCTTGTTCAGTAAAGGCTGCGG gGAAACAAGTGGAAGTTGCAGGCattacaacatctgcaccacgCCACAGGGTCAATTCTATCTGGCGGAGAAGCATCTCTTCAACACCATCCCAGAACTCATCAACTACCACCAACACAACTCAGCAG GCATGGTGAGCAGGCTGAAATATATCGTATCTAACCGTAAGCGGCCTCCATCAACGGCCGGGCTCGGCTACG GTATGTGGGAGATCGATCCACGCGACCTGACCTTCATCAGAGAGCTGGGCACCGGTCAGTTTGGAGTGGTCAAGTACGGCAAGTGGCAGGGGAAGCACGACGTGGCCATTAAGATGATAAAAGAGGGCTCCATGTCTGAGGATGACTTCATCGAGGAGGCCAGAATCATGAt GAAACTCCGCCATGAGAACTTGGTCCAGCTGTACGGCGTCTGCACCGAGCAGAGACCCATTTACATAGTGACCGAGTACCTGTCCAACGGCTGCTTGCTGTCATATCTCAGGGAGGGACTGAAGCACCCGACAGCCGTGCAGCTCCTGGAGATGTGCAAAGACGTCTCTGAGGGCATGGCCTATCTGGAGTCACAGCAGTACATCCACAGAGACCTG GCTGCCAGGAACTGTTTGGTGGACGGTAATGGTACAATCAAAGTGACTGACTTTGGACTCTCAAG ATACGTCTTAGACGACGAGTACATGAGCTCGGCGGGTTCCAAGTTCCCTGTTCGCTGGTCCCCTCCGGAGGTCCTGCTCTACTGCAGATTCAGCAGCAAGTCTGACATCTGGGCCTACG GAGTTCTGATGTGGGAGGTGTACACTATGGGGCAGCTTCCATATGAGCGCCTAAACAACACTGAAATCGTGGATCAGTTGTCCCGCGGTCAGCGCCTCTACCGCCCTCAGCTGGCCAATGAAAAGGTTTACAGCATCATGTCGAGCTGTTGGACTGAG